A DNA window from Aminipila luticellarii contains the following coding sequences:
- a CDS encoding S-layer homology domain-containing protein, with product MKKVLSYVLVLALVLSSFSMAFAGSSTELKSLSDIAGNFNEEAIEVNYDLGIITGNPDGTFQPTKAVTRAEFAAMLTRALAIPDSALAAYSTTSFKDAAGYTWAVPYLAFCNSKGIMLGDGAGNAMPGKTITVNEAVTMALRAIGYTANSAELVGVWPSNYVTKAQELDLYDDVAKDASGVDKANAAQIIYNLLGVQKVAVNSDGETKKLWDKEPNATKDIDGVPTTLLSSGLNCTTDGDAVVDRSDCDDSLINMAKHIGKYGSIYRNSDDEVVAFIDNGDLLTGRFFVDGSAVKFKTTDAEKEYTITNSKDTTIAALLLNGDNVGGGNSITIAAIDFGNGDKEDLSLDSVANPEFTLSVDLSGSTIKEIYGVTDWNVSSADTIDAADISDIKDDQSLLSTDFTLDDEDNIDYTQFNLVGVNSLSDIKADNVIYVYQDSDKEIVKIEVGTQKAEGVVKNFKDAKEDVATKFAIGANTYKNAADVLNGEADGGTAISEGDVSDNVTAFLDARGYVYDFENTTKADNYAVVEKIGTTGIDDQVKVMLSDGTEKTLSYDIDAEDGGPTLGAVSVIGYGLDSSGQITEANQLFVTTTSIKLSSKSVVSEVNGASVMGESQFAARGGVLADIADGVKIDSDCVVFTYDGSDYDVTTIDKVEVDDVISGAVLLFDENNDKSVDDDYTVVAMLIPDTMANGGDKSYAVLNEKNADSNDDSDDVWHVIGYKDGAKLDALTDDKDDFKGSYVAPVYKVGSGFVKGIALYEVKVDASGVVTSGKLVDSTDTTKKVHYVGGTNGGFTVGSADSRSSVTNKDNNNKRYALSDKVVVYQVTKDNEYKLFTGNLKSGDFVRLYETDDDEDGYDVVIMARPSNL from the coding sequence ATGAAGAAAGTACTTTCATACGTGCTTGTATTAGCACTAGTACTATCCAGTTTCTCAATGGCTTTCGCAGGTTCATCCACTGAGCTTAAATCATTAAGCGATATTGCTGGAAACTTTAACGAAGAAGCTATTGAAGTAAACTATGATCTGGGTATCATCACTGGTAATCCAGACGGCACATTCCAGCCGACTAAAGCTGTAACAAGAGCAGAATTCGCTGCTATGCTTACAAGAGCTTTGGCTATTCCTGACAGTGCCCTTGCTGCTTATTCAACAACAAGCTTCAAGGATGCAGCAGGATATACTTGGGCTGTTCCTTACCTTGCATTCTGCAACTCAAAGGGCATCATGCTTGGCGATGGAGCAGGAAATGCTATGCCTGGTAAGACAATCACTGTAAATGAAGCAGTAACTATGGCTTTAAGAGCTATCGGATACACTGCAAACAGTGCTGAGTTAGTTGGCGTTTGGCCTTCAAACTACGTAACAAAGGCTCAGGAATTAGACCTTTATGATGATGTAGCTAAGGATGCTAGCGGTGTTGACAAAGCAAATGCTGCTCAGATTATCTACAATCTGTTAGGTGTTCAGAAGGTTGCTGTAAACTCCGATGGCGAAACAAAGAAGCTATGGGATAAGGAACCAAACGCTACGAAGGACATCGATGGTGTTCCTACAACTCTTCTTTCATCTGGCTTAAATTGCACAACAGATGGAGATGCTGTAGTAGACAGATCTGACTGCGATGATTCTTTAATCAATATGGCTAAACACATCGGCAAATATGGTTCTATTTATAGAAATTCCGATGATGAAGTAGTAGCTTTCATTGACAATGGGGACTTATTAACTGGTAGATTCTTTGTAGATGGTAGTGCTGTTAAGTTCAAGACTACTGATGCAGAAAAAGAATATACAATTACTAATTCAAAAGACACAACGATTGCTGCCCTGTTATTAAACGGTGACAACGTAGGTGGCGGAAACAGCATAACTATTGCTGCTATTGATTTTGGCAATGGCGATAAGGAAGATTTATCTCTGGATTCTGTTGCTAACCCAGAATTTACACTTAGTGTAGATTTAAGCGGTTCCACTATTAAGGAAATCTATGGCGTAACAGATTGGAATGTATCTTCTGCAGATACAATTGATGCTGCTGATATTTCTGATATCAAAGACGATCAGAGCTTACTGTCCACAGACTTTACTCTTGATGACGAAGACAACATTGACTACACTCAGTTTAACTTAGTTGGAGTAAACAGCTTAAGCGATATCAAGGCTGATAACGTAATTTACGTATATCAGGATAGCGACAAAGAAATCGTAAAGATTGAAGTTGGTACTCAGAAGGCCGAAGGAGTTGTAAAGAACTTTAAGGATGCAAAAGAAGATGTTGCAACTAAGTTCGCAATCGGTGCAAACACTTATAAGAACGCTGCTGATGTTTTAAACGGTGAAGCTGATGGCGGAACTGCAATCTCAGAAGGCGATGTATCTGATAACGTAACTGCTTTCTTGGATGCTAGAGGTTATGTATATGACTTCGAAAATACAACAAAGGCCGATAACTATGCAGTAGTTGAAAAAATTGGAACTACTGGAATCGACGATCAGGTTAAGGTAATGCTTTCAGACGGAACTGAAAAGACTTTATCTTATGATATTGACGCAGAAGATGGCGGTCCAACTTTAGGTGCTGTATCTGTAATCGGATATGGATTGGATTCTTCCGGTCAGATTACTGAAGCAAACCAGTTGTTTGTAACGACTACTTCCATTAAACTTTCAAGTAAGTCTGTAGTTTCCGAAGTTAATGGTGCAAGCGTAATGGGTGAATCTCAGTTTGCTGCTAGAGGCGGAGTTCTTGCTGACATTGCAGACGGAGTTAAGATTGATTCTGATTGCGTAGTATTCACTTACGATGGTAGTGACTATGATGTAACTACTATTGATAAGGTTGAAGTAGATGACGTGATTTCAGGTGCTGTACTTCTGTTCGATGAAAACAATGATAAATCCGTTGATGATGACTACACAGTTGTTGCTATGTTGATTCCGGATACAATGGCTAACGGCGGAGACAAGTCTTATGCAGTTTTGAATGAAAAGAATGCAGACTCCAACGATGACAGCGATGACGTATGGCATGTAATCGGATATAAAGATGGTGCAAAACTAGACGCTTTGACTGATGACAAAGACGATTTCAAGGGCAGTTATGTAGCTCCAGTTTATAAAGTGGGTTCTGGATTTGTTAAGGGCATCGCTTTATATGAAGTAAAGGTTGACGCAAGTGGTGTTGTTACTTCCGGTAAACTGGTTGATTCAACTGATACAACTAAAAAAGTTCATTATGTAGGCGGAACAAATGGCGGATTTACTGTTGGTAGTGCTGATAGCAGATCTTCCGTTACAAATAAAGATAACAACAATAAGAGATATGCTTTATCTGACAAGGTTGTTGTATATCAGGTAACCAAGGATAATGAATACAAGTTATTTACTGGTAACTTGAAGTCTGGTGATTTTGTAAGACTATATGAAACTGACGATGATGAAGACGGTTATGATGTAGTAATCATGGCTAGACCATCTAACCTCTAA